AGCCTGATTGGTATTGTTGGCCGAATTCAAACTCGAACCTATGACAATCAGCAAGGACAGCGCGTATATGTGACAGAAGTTGTGGCCGATAATTTTCAGTTGTTAGAAAGTAAAACAGCCACTGAAAATCGTGCCAAGTATAATCCAGAGCAAGATAGTTCAAGAACGACTCACTTTGAGAAACAGGATGATACTAATCAAGTAGAGGATCCTTTTGATAGTCGGTTGATTGATATCAGCGATGACGAGTTACCATTTTAATTAATTGGAAATTACAATCTCCTATTACTATAATTATATTGCAAAGAAATAATTCTTTATATCATAAAACCCCATCGGTCTGTATGCTGATGGGGTTTTAAGTTTCTATATTATATACATGTATTCCTTATTTAACGGAATATTTTTGTATATTGAAAATCAAATAAAGAACGTATACGATATGTCCACCTATTAATAAACAGGTAGCCAATAATGAAGATATTGTAGAAACCATAAGTGTAAGAAGTAACACTAGCATTA
This window of the Enterococcus mundtii genome carries:
- the ssb gene encoding single-stranded DNA-binding protein, producing the protein MINNVTLVGRLTKDPDLRYTASGTAVATFTLAVNRNFTNQSGNREADFINCVIWRKPAETMATLAKKGSLIGIVGRIQTRTYDNQQGQRVYVTEVVADNFQLLESKTATENRAKYNPEQDSSRTTHFEKQDDTNQVEDPFDSRLIDISDDELPF